The stretch of DNA TGCCGGGGATCCTCCAGAATGAGAATTTTTCGAGGCCACCGGCGGACTCGATTTCGGCTGTGTCGGGTATTTCGTCCCAGGAGGGCAACTGATGGCGATCGAGAATCTCCTTTAAGCAGATTGCCGCCTCAGCGGCTCGCTCTTTGCGCTCAAATGCTGGAAGCTCGCTCGCATCGATGCAATCCAGAATCCGCGTTTGAACTGCTATATGTTGCGGATTATTCGAATCAAGGTAATGTTCGTTCTGAATTTGCTGGTGCAATTCATTGCAGGCATCAATGAAGCTCTTGAGCATCGAGCGCGGGCTTGACGTATCTGCAGCAGTGGGATTCATGCTTGGCTGTGCGTTTAAGGGTGCAGAATGCAGAGAAAAACACACGATTGACAGCAACACTATCCCGCTATTTCGCCACTTCATGATTGATGCCATAGTTGAATCGCTTGCGCTCATTCTGCAACTAGAGGTTTTTCGACATTGCTGCTTCTCTCATCGTCGGAGCGAGATCGCGTCACCACGGAAAGGGAACATGGGACTCTGACGCTTCGCTCAGCGGACCTATCTTCAAACTACGTGATTGGTCTTGGCGGTAGCAATATCCTTTGGGGCTTCTTTGAGCGATTACGTACAAGCCCCCGTGAATTGTCTGATTGTGCAGCCACGGAGAGGCGAATAAAAAATGCCGGACAACACCTTTGGTTGAATCCCGCATGATTTAAGGTTTGTAAGCTAAGCAGTTTTGCCTTGGTCACCTTTCAAGCTGACTTTTGACCAGCGCAACCTCCAGTGGATTTAGTGGAGTCGCCGGAGGTTGCGCCTTGGCGAACGATGCCAATCGGGGCGATGTTCAGCTTCGCGGTTGCGTGGAACCCAACACCGAAGGATCGTTGGGAAGAACTTGCCGAGTTTTGACGCACGGAAAGGCACAAAATGACGCCTGGCATCGCTGTGGCTCAAACCTGAAAACCGCTCTCTCGGCGACGCCTTCCCTAGCATGCGTCTACGCGTTGAATTCAGCTTTGCCTTGAGCGTGCAAGTATTCCTTAATTGTTTCCGTGAACGCTCGCGTTGCTACGGAAACAATGAGGCCAAAATATAATGTGCCGATAAATGCGAGGAAGACGCTGATGCACTGCCCGATTCCGGTTTTGGGTGTGATGTCGCCAAATCCAACAGTTGTCGATGTGATCAGTGAAAAATAGATCCCTTGCGAAAAGGGGATGCCTTCGCATTGAGCGAATGCTAAACCTCCTGAAAAAACCAGGAAAAATAGCGCGTTCAGTATGCCGCGGAGAATATGACAGTAGTGGACAAGATGAAACACGAAGGTCAAAAAACTCTTATACGACGTGACACCCTTGGGATTTTTATTGGCCATCTTCTGAATCCTCTTTCGGAACCACACCAGGGGCGGGCATTAGAAATTCTTCCAGTTGTGCGTTGCGCTGCTCGACTTTTTCTGGTGCTAGAAACGGATCAGTTGCAGCATCCGTCGGTTGATCGTCCACAGGCATGACTTGTGTTTCAAATCCGGGGTAACGAATTTGCCATCCTCCACCGAGTGCGCGGTAGACTGCAACCATATTGAGAAGTACTTGGCCCTCAGCTGCTGCCATCTGGTCCTGCGCACTACGGAGAGATCCTTGCAAGACGAAAATCGGTGAAAAGTCGATGGAACCTTCCTCAAACTGGATCAAAAGTAGTTTTAGCGATTCGTTCAAGTTATCAACGCCATTACGGAGTGATACGACTTCACGTTTTGACTTCAGAAACGCGATCAATGCGTCCTCGACTTCTTGGCTAGCGACCAGAACGGTATTCTGGTAACTCGCGATCAATTCCAAGAGTCGGGCATCCTGCAGCCGAACATTATTTGTGATCCGGCCGTAATTCAAAATGTTCCAGCGAAAAGAAGGGCCGATTGAACCCGCTGCACTAGCTGAATTAAATAGGTCGCCGAAATCTTCCGACGACTGGAAGACTTCGCCATTAAGCGAAATACTTGGAAAAAGGTCTGACACGGCGACACCAATTTGTGCGGACTGTGCCGCCACCTGTCGCTCTGCTTGACGGACATCGGGCCGTCTCCGCAGTAGATCGGCAGGAATTCCTACCGCGATATCCGCTGGGACCTCGGGGATGCCATCACCTTTTCCTAACCACGTCGAGAGGTCGGTCGGAGGGATCCCCAGTAATGTGCATAGGCGATTGCTCGCTTGGCGAAGTCCTGTCTCTAGAGCGGGTAGCGTAGCCTCTGTCCCGTTTAGATTCGCTTCGGCGAGATACACGCCGACTTTGCTCGTCTTGCCTTCGTCAAAACGTGTCGTTGAAAGCTGCAGCGATGACTCCTGTACCATGACGTTCTGCTTAGCATATTGGATTCGTTGCTCGAAGGTACGAATGTCAATGTACGCCGACACGACCTCGGCTAAGAGAGACACGAGGACCGCATCGTAGTCATAGATGGAGGCCTCAAGTCGTGCATCGGCAGTTTCCAGCGCACGGCGAAATTTTCCCCAAACATCGATTTCCCATGAGGCATTGAAACCCACATCCCATTCATCAAACGCTCGAATTGGTGGCGGAAGGGCAACCGATTGGCTTTCTTGGATTCGAGTAGCGTCGCCAAATGATTGCTGCACTTGCGGGAACAGGTTGCCTGCCGTGATGGCGCGGCTGGCACGGGCCTGCATGATTCGACTTCCAGCTTGGCGAAGCGTCAGGTTTTGAGCGAGCGCTGTCTGCACCAGGTTATTGAGGATGGGATCCTCAAAAACGGACCACCAATACGGATCATCAGGTGGCAGAGGAAGGACATGTTCGTTGCCGATGTCGATCCAATGCTCGGAGACTGACGCGGCGGGGGGGTGATAATCCGGTCCCACTTGGAATCCATTTTGAACCCATTGAGATAGTCCGCACCCGCTGGCGAGCATACAACTCACCCCGATGAAGAGCATCCGATAAAACAAAAGTACCGACAACTTTGAATTCCCCGAGGCTCAGAGTATTGAGATAATCGACTGCTGGACGTAGGGCGCTCTGCGGACTTTTTGCAATATCGCTATAATCGGCAAAACTCACCCAGGCTTTCACTCCAAGCAAGCGTGAGCTCCAACATAAATCAACCTATTGGAAAAAGATCCTTCGCAAAGCCTACAGATCTCCTGGACTCTCCATAGGCCGTGGTTATAAGATGATCGCCTGCTAGGTTCCCGTCTTTTTCAGGTCTTGTCGAAAAGCGAGCCATGATTCAGATACCGTCGGAATTACAATTCTTGGGAATTTATTTGCCCCCGTTTTTCCTGGTGTGTCTGTTCGGATTGTTTGCCACCGTAGCGATTACCCAGATACTGAATTGGACGGGACTGAGCCGATTCTTTTGGCATCCTCCTTTGGCGTTTGCCGCCATGTGGGTAGCGACGTCATCGCTGATTGGTTTAGTGATGATTTCCCCATAGGAGTTTACGATGCCCAAGGTTTTTCAATTCGCTAAGGTATTGATCCCCAAGCTGATCACTTGGTCGCTGGTGTCGATTGCGGCGTTTGGTGCATATTTCCTTTATATGCAGTGGACAGAACAGCCCTGGACAAGAGACGGACAGATTCGGGCCGACATCGTTAAAATCGCGCCTCAAGTGAGCGGCAATCTCGTGAAAGTCGCAGTTCGTGACAATCAGTTTGTGCACAAAGGTGACTTGCTGCTGGAGATTGATCAAAGCTCGTATCAGTTGGCAGTGAACAAAGCCAGAGTTGCTGTCGACCAGGCCAAAGAAGAAGTCGCCTCGCTGGAAGCATCCGTACGAGTCTCAGCCGCGAATTACGAAGAGGCTAAGGTAAGCGTCACGACTGCGAGCAGACAAATTTCTTCTGCGGAAGCCAGTGTGCAATCGGCAAAAGCGTCCGTCGATCAAATGAAAGCCGGTGTCACGTCCGCGCAGCAATTCATCAAGCAACGTAAAGCCGAGTTGTCAAATGCGCACTCGGAAGCGGCGCGAGCCAAGCGACTCGTCGAAAAAAAGGCAGGTTCTGTTGAAGATGCTGAGAGCACTGCCGCAACAGCGATTGCCAAGGAAGCACAACTTGCCAGTGCCGAGGCCGGTTTGATCCAGGCCCAGGCCTCCCAGACGCAATCCGAAGCAGCGCTCAATGAAGCGCACGTCAACCTTTTGCTCGCAAAAGATGGATTGTCGGAGTCCAAGGCTGCAGAGACTTCTGCCAAAGCATCGCTCGACCAAGCCAAAGCCAATCTGGGAATGTCCGGCGACGAGAACGTGCGTGTGCGAACGGCAATGGTCAGCCTCGCTCAGGCGGAACTCGATTTGAGCCGTACCAAGATTCTCGCTCCCTGCAACGGTTACATCAGCAATCTTTCGGTTGACGAGGGGACGTACGCAGTCGTTGGCCAACCGTTGATTATCATCGTCGACAGCGATACCTTTCGCGTACACGCCTACTTCCAGGAGACCAAGCTAAGGCATATTGAAGATGGCGATTCGGCAGTGATCACCTTGATGAGCCATCCAGACCGCCCGCTCAAAGGCTTTGTCGAAAACATCGGCAACGCGGTGAATCCTCCAAACATTGCTAACACGGAAGGGCAGCCCGGGGAGGTGCCTCAGATTCAGCCAACATTCGATTGGGTGCGACTGCCGCAGCGTGTTCCAGTTCGTATCCGTCTGTCAGAAGTTCCCGATGACATTCAGCTCATTTCTGGTACGACCGCATCAGTTGCAGTGCTGTTGCCCGACAAGGAGTAACGTGTGTGGCACCGCATCCTTGGCTTGGAACCATCGCGCACGTTGATCGCCGCCAAATCGACCTTGGCGATCGTCATCGGTTATGGATTAGGGCTGGGATTTGATTGGAAAGCTTCGTCAATTGCCACCACAATTATCGTATTGCAGACGGCGTCGCTGGGCACCACGCTGAAAAAAGCCTCCTTGCGGATGATCGGAACGCTTTCGGGGGCACTCGTGGGCGTGGTCATAGTCGCGACTTGCGCGCACGATCGAGAGCTATTCATTTTGGCGATGGCTGTGGTCGCCGCTGTTTGCGTTTGGGGGATGCAATCGAGCTCCCACCAGTATGCGTGGATGCTCGTGATGCTCACTTGCGCAATTGTGGGTTGGCCGACGGCGATGAATCCCGCGGATACATTCCATACGTGCGTTGACCGTGTGACCGCCGTGAC from Symmachiella dynata encodes:
- a CDS encoding DUF1656 domain-containing protein, encoding MIQIPSELQFLGIYLPPFFLVCLFGLFATVAITQILNWTGLSRFFWHPPLAFAAMWVATSSLIGLVMISP
- a CDS encoding efflux transporter outer membrane subunit: MLFIGVSCMLASGCGLSQWVQNGFQVGPDYHPPAASVSEHWIDIGNEHVLPLPPDDPYWWSVFEDPILNNLVQTALAQNLTLRQAGSRIMQARASRAITAGNLFPQVQQSFGDATRIQESQSVALPPPIRAFDEWDVGFNASWEIDVWGKFRRALETADARLEASIYDYDAVLVSLLAEVVSAYIDIRTFEQRIQYAKQNVMVQESSLQLSTTRFDEGKTSKVGVYLAEANLNGTEATLPALETGLRQASNRLCTLLGIPPTDLSTWLGKGDGIPEVPADIAVGIPADLLRRRPDVRQAERQVAAQSAQIGVAVSDLFPSISLNGEVFQSSEDFGDLFNSASAAGSIGPSFRWNILNYGRITNNVRLQDARLLELIASYQNTVLVASQEVEDALIAFLKSKREVVSLRNGVDNLNESLKLLLIQFEEGSIDFSPIFVLQGSLRSAQDQMAAAEGQVLLNMVAVYRALGGGWQIRYPGFETQVMPVDDQPTDAATDPFLAPEKVEQRNAQLEEFLMPAPGVVPKEDSEDGQ
- a CDS encoding HlyD family secretion protein, encoding MPKVFQFAKVLIPKLITWSLVSIAAFGAYFLYMQWTEQPWTRDGQIRADIVKIAPQVSGNLVKVAVRDNQFVHKGDLLLEIDQSSYQLAVNKARVAVDQAKEEVASLEASVRVSAANYEEAKVSVTTASRQISSAEASVQSAKASVDQMKAGVTSAQQFIKQRKAELSNAHSEAARAKRLVEKKAGSVEDAESTAATAIAKEAQLASAEAGLIQAQASQTQSEAALNEAHVNLLLAKDGLSESKAAETSAKASLDQAKANLGMSGDENVRVRTAMVSLAQAELDLSRTKILAPCNGYISNLSVDEGTYAVVGQPLIIIVDSDTFRVHAYFQETKLRHIEDGDSAVITLMSHPDRPLKGFVENIGNAVNPPNIANTEGQPGEVPQIQPTFDWVRLPQRVPVRIRLSEVPDDIQLISGTTASVAVLLPDKE
- a CDS encoding potassium channel family protein; this translates as MANKNPKGVTSYKSFLTFVFHLVHYCHILRGILNALFFLVFSGGLAFAQCEGIPFSQGIYFSLITSTTVGFGDITPKTGIGQCISVFLAFIGTLYFGLIVSVATRAFTETIKEYLHAQGKAEFNA